In Alkalihalobacillus sp. FSL W8-0930, a single window of DNA contains:
- a CDS encoding DUF554 domain-containing protein: MVLTGTLVNGLAIIIAGFLGLLVQNIPEKMKTTVLQAIGLAIILLGLQMGLQTENFLLVIGCLAVGAVLGEWIGIDSYLNKLGVWIESKLKPAKSGESGKVAQAFVTTSLIYVVGAMAVLGSIDSGLRADHSLLYTKAMLDGLSAIIFASTMGFGVLLSAVPVMLYQGTIALLATYIAAFVPDVLLEQFILEMTATGGVMVVAIGLNILGLTTIRVANLLPALPALALVIWILSLF, encoded by the coding sequence ATGGTATTAACAGGTACATTAGTAAATGGATTAGCGATTATCATAGCGGGCTTCCTTGGCCTCTTGGTTCAAAACATTCCAGAAAAGATGAAAACAACGGTTCTTCAGGCAATTGGACTCGCTATCATATTACTCGGTTTGCAAATGGGATTACAAACAGAAAATTTCCTACTCGTTATAGGGTGTTTAGCTGTAGGGGCAGTACTTGGTGAATGGATAGGAATCGATTCCTATTTAAATAAGCTAGGAGTGTGGATTGAATCCAAATTAAAGCCAGCGAAATCAGGGGAGTCAGGAAAAGTAGCCCAAGCCTTTGTAACAACTTCATTGATCTATGTAGTTGGAGCGATGGCTGTTCTGGGTTCCATCGATAGCGGCCTTCGAGCAGATCATTCGCTTCTTTATACAAAAGCGATGCTTGATGGACTGTCGGCGATTATTTTTGCTTCAACGATGGGGTTTGGTGTCTTACTATCGGCTGTTCCAGTTATGCTATATCAAGGAACGATTGCTCTGTTAGCGACGTATATTGCTGCATTTGTACCTGATGTGCTACTTGAGCAGTTTATTTTAGAAATGACTGCAACGGGTGGCGTGATGGTTGTAGCCATTGGCTTAAATATCTTAGGACTAACAACGATTCGCGTAGCCAACTTGTTGCCTGCATTACCAGCGTTGGCGTTAGTTATTTGGATCCTGTCATTGTTTTAA
- a CDS encoding YybS family protein — MNQKSAWKDGILIVGLYVLLLLATLLVPILNVIVLWSLPLPLVYFAARHGIKPSLLLFGLLCILTALFVEAFILTFVLASVGIVVGELHRRKADGFAVLIGASLTYIFHLLVGYVVLTLLSDQSLREMIVAQRDQVTSLLEQAGTPSGQIESVTANVTFIPYIIPFMLVLIGTVMGVITVWLAGILLRRCNLEANRVPPLREWGFPKAFIWYYLIAFILLLTTQPEEGSTLFIAVTNVFLLIETIMTIQGLSFILFFFHLKKLPKIVGILAVVVTLVLGPLQQIVRLVGIADLVLDLKSRLGSQRK, encoded by the coding sequence GTGAATCAAAAAAGTGCTTGGAAAGATGGCATTTTGATTGTTGGATTATATGTTTTACTATTACTAGCTACACTTCTTGTTCCGATCTTAAATGTGATCGTCCTTTGGTCGTTACCATTACCACTCGTCTATTTTGCGGCGCGTCATGGAATCAAACCTTCACTGCTTCTCTTTGGACTTCTCTGTATCCTCACAGCACTATTCGTTGAAGCGTTCATCTTAACCTTTGTGCTGGCATCAGTTGGTATTGTGGTAGGAGAGCTTCATCGCAGGAAGGCGGATGGGTTTGCGGTACTCATTGGAGCGAGTTTAACGTACATTTTCCACCTATTAGTTGGGTATGTAGTGCTCACTCTTCTATCAGACCAAAGCTTGCGAGAGATGATTGTTGCGCAACGTGATCAAGTGACATCCTTATTGGAACAAGCAGGGACCCCATCAGGGCAAATTGAATCGGTAACGGCGAACGTAACATTTATTCCGTATATCATTCCATTTATGTTGGTTCTAATTGGAACGGTTATGGGAGTTATAACAGTCTGGCTAGCGGGTATCTTGTTAAGACGCTGTAATCTTGAGGCAAACCGAGTACCACCTCTACGTGAATGGGGATTCCCGAAGGCGTTTATTTGGTACTATTTGATTGCGTTTATCTTACTACTTACAACGCAGCCAGAAGAGGGAAGCACTCTTTTTATTGCGGTAACCAATGTGTTTTTATTAATTGAGACCATTATGACTATACAAGGATTATCCTTTATCTTGTTCTTTTTCCACCTGAAAAAGCTTCCTAAGATTGTTGGAATTCTTGCTGTGGTTGTAACACTAGTACTTGGGCCGCTTCAACAAATTGTTAGACTGGTCGGTATCGCTGATCTGGTTCTTGATTTGAAAAGCAGGCTGGGAAGCCAGAGAAAGTAG
- the rplI gene encoding 50S ribosomal protein L9: MEVIFLEDVKGKGKKGEKKNVSEGYARNYLLPNNLAVTATKGNLKDLEAKQKSADKKQEEELADAQAYKEELEALTVEIKAKSGEGGRLFGAISTKQIAETLKKMKKKVDKRKIGLDEPIRSLGVTKVPIKIHPEVTATVKVHVVEE; the protein is encoded by the coding sequence ATGGAAGTTATTTTCTTAGAAGATGTTAAAGGAAAAGGAAAAAAAGGCGAGAAGAAGAATGTATCTGAAGGATACGCTCGTAACTACCTTCTACCGAACAACTTAGCAGTCACTGCAACTAAAGGAAACCTGAAGGACCTTGAAGCCAAGCAAAAAAGTGCGGATAAGAAACAAGAAGAGGAACTAGCTGATGCACAAGCATACAAAGAAGAACTAGAAGCTCTAACTGTTGAAATCAAAGCAAAATCAGGAGAAGGCGGCCGTTTATTCGGAGCGATCTCTACAAAGCAAATTGCTGAGACGTTAAAGAAGATGAAAAAGAAAGTCGATAAACGTAAAATTGGTCTTGATGAGCCAATTCGTTCACTTGGCGTCACTAAAGTACCGATTAAGATTCACCCTGAAGTTACAGCCACTGTTAAAGTACATGTCGTTGAAGAATAA
- the ychF gene encoding redox-regulated ATPase YchF, with protein MALTTGIVGLPNVGKSTLFNAITQAGAESANYPFCTIDPNVGIVEVPDHRLNVLTELVEPKKTIPTAFEFTDIAGIVEGASKGEGLGNKFLSHIRQVDAISHVVRCFADDNITHVNGSVDPIRDIQVINLELILADFESVDKRIARVSKLARTKDKEAVAELAVLEKLRDAFEEEMPARSVEFTEDEEKIVKGLHLLTSKPVLYAANVSEEDIMDPEQNEYVAKVKAFAAEENSEVIVVCAKIEEEIAELDGDEKQEFLDDLGIAESGLDQLIRAAYQLLGLQTYFTAGVQEVRAWTFKKGIKAPQAAGIIHTDFERGFIRAEIVSYDDLVDAKSMAVAKERGKVRLEGKEYIVQDGDVIHFRFNV; from the coding sequence TTGGCTTTAACAACAGGAATTGTGGGCCTACCAAACGTAGGGAAATCCACATTATTTAATGCAATCACACAAGCTGGAGCGGAATCTGCAAACTATCCGTTCTGTACCATTGACCCAAACGTGGGAATCGTTGAAGTACCCGATCACCGTTTAAACGTATTAACAGAGCTTGTTGAACCGAAAAAAACCATTCCAACTGCATTTGAATTTACAGATATTGCTGGAATCGTAGAGGGAGCAAGTAAAGGAGAAGGACTTGGAAACAAATTCTTATCTCACATTCGCCAAGTAGACGCAATCTCTCACGTGGTACGCTGTTTTGCTGACGACAACATCACGCACGTAAACGGGAGTGTTGATCCGATTCGTGATATCCAAGTTATCAACCTGGAGCTCATCCTTGCAGACTTTGAATCAGTGGACAAGCGTATCGCACGTGTCTCAAAGCTTGCTCGTACAAAGGATAAAGAAGCAGTAGCTGAGCTTGCGGTTCTTGAAAAGCTACGTGATGCATTTGAAGAAGAAATGCCAGCTCGTAGCGTGGAATTTACAGAAGACGAAGAGAAAATCGTTAAAGGACTTCACCTATTAACAAGTAAACCCGTTCTTTATGCAGCAAACGTAAGTGAAGAAGACATCATGGACCCAGAACAAAACGAGTACGTAGCCAAAGTGAAAGCTTTTGCAGCAGAAGAAAACAGTGAAGTGATTGTCGTTTGTGCGAAGATTGAAGAAGAAATCGCTGAGCTTGATGGCGATGAAAAACAAGAATTTCTTGATGATCTTGGTATTGCCGAATCTGGCCTTGACCAGTTAATCCGTGCCGCTTATCAATTACTTGGTCTGCAAACCTACTTCACAGCAGGCGTACAGGAAGTACGTGCGTGGACATTCAAAAAAGGCATCAAAGCCCCACAAGCAGCAGGAATCATCCACACCGACTTCGAGCGTGGCTTCATCCGTGCCGAAATCGTATCTTATGATGACCTAGTCGACGCCAAATCCATGGCTGTCGCCAAAGAACGCGGAAAAGTCCGTTTAGAAGGAAAAGAATACATCGTCCAAGACGGAGACGTTATCCACTTCCGCTTTAACGTGTAA
- a CDS encoding DUF951 domain-containing protein, which produces MADKEFFLNDIVEMRKPHPCGANQWKVIRVGMDVRIKCMNCQHSVMLPRKEFTRKLKKILESAERSE; this is translated from the coding sequence ATGGCAGATAAGGAATTCTTCCTGAACGATATCGTTGAGATGAGGAAGCCGCATCCTTGTGGAGCCAATCAGTGGAAAGTCATTCGAGTTGGGATGGACGTGCGTATTAAATGTATGAACTGCCAGCACAGCGTGATGCTTCCACGTAAGGAATTCACCCGCAAGCTTAAAAAGATTTTAGAATCCGCAGAACGTAGTGAGTAA
- a CDS encoding ParB/RepB/Spo0J family partition protein, with protein sequence MAKGLGKGLQAFFPEHSDEKQEQIEHVALKQIRPNPYQPRKTFTEEAISELAHSIQTHGLLQPITVRKSIKGFEIVVGERRFRAAQHAKLETIPAIVKEYTEDEMMELALIENLQREDLNPIDEGFAYQKLMSHLNVTQEQLAKRLGKSRPHIANHIRLLQLPTVVQEFIQDGKISMGHGRALLGLNDKGKISSLLEKVLHDKLSVRELELLIQQVNERVSRETKKRKINLSPFLKERQDLLRSTLGTSVAIKPGKKKGKIEIDYFSEDDLERILQILSIEETQN encoded by the coding sequence ATGGCTAAAGGTTTAGGGAAGGGTCTTCAGGCATTTTTTCCAGAACACTCTGATGAGAAACAAGAACAGATTGAACACGTTGCACTTAAGCAAATCCGTCCCAATCCGTATCAGCCTCGAAAAACGTTTACAGAGGAAGCCATTAGTGAATTGGCGCACTCCATCCAAACTCATGGATTGCTGCAGCCAATTACGGTGCGTAAAAGTATTAAAGGCTTTGAGATTGTGGTCGGTGAGCGTCGTTTTCGAGCGGCTCAGCATGCAAAGCTTGAAACGATCCCAGCCATTGTAAAAGAGTATACTGAAGATGAAATGATGGAACTTGCATTAATTGAGAATCTGCAGCGTGAGGATCTAAACCCTATTGATGAAGGGTTTGCTTACCAGAAGCTTATGAGTCATTTAAATGTGACACAGGAGCAGCTGGCTAAGCGCCTCGGAAAAAGCAGGCCTCATATCGCGAACCACATTCGATTGCTGCAACTACCAACTGTAGTACAAGAATTTATTCAAGACGGTAAGATCTCAATGGGACACGGACGTGCTTTACTTGGATTAAATGACAAGGGTAAGATCTCGTCATTACTAGAAAAAGTACTACACGATAAGCTTAGTGTGCGAGAATTAGAGCTCCTAATTCAACAAGTGAACGAGCGTGTTTCACGTGAAACAAAGAAAAGAAAGATTAATCTTTCACCATTTCTTAAAGAACGACAAGATCTTTTACGTTCAACGCTCGGAACGTCTGTAGCGATTAAACCAGGTAAGAAAAAAGGGAAAATCGAAATTGATTATTTCTCTGAAGATGACCTTGAGAGAATTCTTCAGATCTTATCCATTGAGGAAACTCAGAACTAA
- the ssb gene encoding single-stranded DNA-binding protein, translating to MLNRVVLVGRLTKDPELRYTPSGVAVANFTLAVNRPFSNQQGDREADFINCVVWRKPAENVANFLTKGSLAGVDGRVQTRSYDNNEGRRVYVTEIVAESVQFLEPRNSQNNQQNSGSQSNNNYAQGGYAPNQNDNRGQQQGGYKDDPFANDGKPIDISDDDLPF from the coding sequence ATGCTCAATCGTGTTGTCCTAGTTGGTCGCCTGACAAAAGATCCTGAATTACGTTATACACCAAGCGGAGTGGCTGTTGCCAACTTTACACTTGCTGTGAATCGTCCATTTTCGAATCAACAGGGAGATCGTGAAGCTGACTTCATCAACTGCGTCGTATGGCGTAAACCAGCTGAAAATGTAGCTAACTTTTTAACTAAAGGCAGCTTGGCAGGCGTCGATGGCCGTGTACAAACAAGAAGCTATGACAACAATGAAGGCCGTCGCGTCTATGTGACCGAAATCGTTGCCGAAAGCGTCCAGTTCCTGGAACCGCGTAACAGTCAGAATAACCAACAAAACAGTGGTTCACAGTCTAACAATAACTATGCTCAAGGTGGTTACGCTCCAAACCAGAACGATAATCGCGGACAGCAGCAGGGTGGATACAAGGATGACCCATTTGCAAATGATGGGAAACCTATTGATATCTCGGACGATGATCTACCGTTTTAA
- the rpsR gene encoding 30S ribosomal protein S18, translating into MARRGRPKRRKVCFFTVNKITHIDYKDTELLKRFISERGKILPRRVTGTSAKYQRKLTIAIKRSRQIALLPYVNEVN; encoded by the coding sequence ATGGCTCGTCGTGGTCGTCCTAAACGCCGGAAAGTTTGTTTCTTCACTGTAAACAAAATTACGCACATTGACTATAAGGATACTGAGCTTCTTAAACGTTTTATCTCAGAACGTGGCAAAATCTTGCCTCGTCGTGTGACTGGAACGTCTGCTAAGTACCAACGTAAATTGACTATCGCTATCAAGCGTTCACGTCAAATCGCATTACTTCCTTACGTTAACGAAGTAAACTAA
- the yyaC gene encoding spore protease YyaC, giving the protein MSPNLWRFNKKKPKPFRVPYDQIHSHDAFAEKLVSYCNLVDERDLVILCVGTDRSTGDSLGPLIGSKLEAMPLNHFHVYGTLAYPAHAMNLADRVSEIATSHHKPFIIAIDACLGQESNVGSLTIQDGPLHPGAAVHKNLPKVGDIHITGIVNVGGSMEFYVLQNTRLHLVMSMADSIAQSIYLADQKLHDVSTHMPAIQAMIQYKPTDIKQ; this is encoded by the coding sequence ATGAGTCCAAACCTATGGCGTTTTAATAAAAAGAAACCAAAGCCGTTTCGTGTTCCGTATGATCAAATTCATTCTCATGATGCATTCGCCGAGAAACTTGTCTCTTATTGCAATTTGGTAGACGAACGAGATCTTGTTATCTTATGTGTAGGAACGGATCGTTCAACGGGCGATTCTCTTGGACCATTAATCGGTTCAAAGCTTGAAGCGATGCCCCTTAATCATTTTCACGTTTATGGTACACTCGCCTACCCTGCTCATGCGATGAATCTAGCAGATCGTGTTTCGGAGATTGCTACGTCTCATCATAAGCCTTTTATTATTGCGATCGACGCGTGTCTTGGGCAGGAGAGCAATGTGGGGTCACTAACGATTCAAGACGGGCCTCTTCATCCAGGAGCAGCTGTACACAAAAACCTTCCAAAAGTTGGAGACATTCATATTACTGGTATCGTAAATGTTGGCGGCTCGATGGAGTTTTATGTACTTCAAAATACAAGGCTTCATTTAGTGATGTCGATGGCTGATAGCATTGCCCAGTCCATTTATTTGGCCGATCAAAAACTACATGATGTATCTACTCACATGCCTGCGATTCAAGCAATGATTCAATATAAACCAACAGATATCAAACAATAG
- a CDS encoding DHH family phosphoesterase, producing MPKSIMKRWHGYHVIALFAVVIVLSTLITFWHWQMGLVSFAAVILVALYSVYAKKGFEQDLEAYLSTLSYRVNKAGEGAVANLPVGIILYNENHVIQWVNPFVNNRIEVDLIGENLSVISEDLLIILDEGSTSETIQVDSVFYHVEIERNERLIYLTDVTEKEETKELYEDTQTVVSLIYLDNYDEVTQGMEEQVRSRMMSTITSTLNQWANDYDIFLRRTASDRFLAVMNYKSLLLLEENKFAIVDEIREATSREKASITLSIGVGTDESSLRELGQVAQSSLDLALGRGGDQVAIKRKNGRVRFYGGKTNAMEKRTRVRARVISHALRDFVTESERVIVMGHSRPDMDAIGASIGVLKIADVNDREGYIVLDQSDMNADVQRLMEEVETHDHLWSQFISPEEAVSLIDKETLLVIVDTHKPSMVIEPRLLDMVDRVVVLDHHRRGEDFINDPVLVYMEPYASSTAELVTELLEYQPKQLNMDRLEATALLAGIIVDTKSFAVRTGARTFDAASFLRSNGADTVLVQKLLKEDLDHYKKRAKLIESGDMYREGYMIATADPSETYTQLIIAQAADTLLTMKQVVASFVISQREDGLVSISARSLGEINVQVIMERLNGGGHLSNAATQLEGVSVEEAKEALQEAIDEVIGGEE from the coding sequence ATGCCGAAGTCTATAATGAAACGATGGCACGGCTATCATGTCATTGCATTGTTTGCTGTGGTGATTGTGTTAAGCACGTTGATTACCTTTTGGCATTGGCAAATGGGTCTTGTAAGTTTTGCTGCTGTCATTCTTGTTGCCCTTTATTCGGTATACGCTAAAAAGGGGTTTGAACAAGACCTGGAGGCGTACCTTTCTACTCTTTCGTACCGAGTCAACAAGGCTGGAGAGGGCGCTGTAGCCAATCTCCCAGTTGGCATCATTTTGTATAATGAGAATCATGTGATTCAGTGGGTGAATCCTTTTGTGAACAATCGAATTGAGGTCGACCTAATTGGGGAGAATCTCTCTGTGATTAGTGAAGATCTTCTTATTATTCTTGATGAAGGCTCTACATCTGAGACGATTCAAGTAGATTCGGTGTTTTATCACGTAGAGATTGAACGCAACGAGCGACTCATATACTTAACGGATGTAACCGAAAAGGAAGAAACCAAAGAACTATACGAAGATACACAGACGGTTGTCTCATTGATTTACCTAGATAACTACGATGAAGTGACACAGGGGATGGAAGAGCAAGTCAGAAGTCGAATGATGAGTACAATCACATCCACGTTAAATCAATGGGCCAATGATTACGATATTTTTCTTAGACGGACGGCTTCAGACCGATTCCTAGCTGTCATGAACTATAAGTCACTTCTATTACTCGAAGAAAATAAATTTGCGATTGTCGATGAGATTCGAGAAGCGACAAGTAGGGAAAAAGCGTCTATTACCTTAAGTATTGGTGTAGGAACGGATGAGTCTTCTCTTAGAGAGCTCGGACAAGTTGCACAATCAAGCTTAGACCTTGCCCTGGGTCGTGGCGGAGACCAGGTAGCGATCAAACGAAAGAATGGTCGTGTCAGGTTCTACGGTGGTAAGACGAATGCAATGGAGAAACGTACGCGCGTGCGTGCACGAGTCATTTCCCATGCATTACGTGACTTTGTGACAGAAAGTGAACGTGTGATTGTGATGGGGCATTCACGACCAGACATGGATGCAATCGGTGCCTCAATCGGTGTACTAAAAATTGCAGATGTAAATGATCGAGAAGGATACATTGTTCTTGATCAAAGTGATATGAATGCAGATGTACAAAGATTAATGGAAGAAGTGGAAACGCACGATCACCTTTGGTCACAATTTATTTCACCAGAAGAAGCCGTCTCTTTAATTGATAAAGAAACGCTGCTCGTGATTGTGGATACACACAAGCCCTCGATGGTTATTGAACCGAGACTACTTGATATGGTTGACCGAGTCGTAGTACTTGATCATCATAGACGTGGAGAAGATTTTATTAACGATCCGGTGCTTGTCTATATGGAGCCTTATGCTTCATCTACAGCCGAGCTTGTCACAGAGCTGCTTGAGTATCAGCCAAAGCAACTAAATATGGACCGACTTGAAGCCACAGCGCTCCTTGCCGGGATCATTGTTGATACAAAGAGCTTTGCTGTACGGACGGGTGCCAGAACCTTTGATGCAGCCTCGTTCCTACGCTCAAACGGAGCGGATACGGTGCTTGTCCAAAAGCTCCTTAAAGAAGACTTGGACCATTATAAAAAACGAGCAAAGCTGATTGAATCAGGAGACATGTACCGCGAAGGCTATATGATCGCCACAGCAGACCCATCAGAGACGTATACGCAACTGATTATTGCCCAGGCAGCTGATACACTGCTTACCATGAAACAAGTAGTTGCTTCCTTTGTGATCTCACAGCGAGAAGACGGTTTAGTCAGTATCAGTGCACGATCGTTGGGTGAAATAAATGTTCAGGTTATAATGGAGAGACTAAATGGCGGAGGACACCTGTCCAATGCGGCTACCCAGCTTGAAGGGGTAAGCGTGGAAGAAGCAAAAGAAGCGCTTCAAGAAGCCATTGATGAAGTGATAGGGGGAGAAGAATAA
- a CDS encoding aminotransferase class V-fold PLP-dependent enzyme — translation MLYFDHAASSFPKPNGVGEAMKEAVDEFAANPGRGGHALSQKAASIVKQARSEIAHFFEAPHANHVWFYQNATMALNQAILGFPFSSGDHIITTSYEHNSVLRPLHRLNQEMIVQVTYLTPDDSELFQVEDVLEHITDQTKMIVISHASNVTGAVFPVKELGEQLKDRSITVVVDASQTAGKLDIQMKRDHIDLLAVAGHKGLLGPQGTGALISYNDYHLKPLILGGTGAYSELETQPPNWPERYEAGTLNTPGIAGLLAGVQEIKARGVATIQAHEEALMQQFLEGMSTIDAVTCFGPTDLKKRVAVVSFHVKHIASHELAMILDNHYQIAVRAGLHCSPKTHQHLQTADEGLVRVSFGPYNTIEEVQQLIDAINDIVEAFTE, via the coding sequence ATGCTTTATTTTGATCATGCGGCATCATCATTTCCAAAACCTAACGGAGTAGGGGAGGCAATGAAAGAAGCTGTAGACGAGTTTGCGGCGAATCCTGGTCGGGGTGGCCATGCGTTATCGCAAAAGGCGGCTTCAATCGTTAAACAAGCAAGAAGTGAGATCGCTCATTTCTTTGAAGCACCTCATGCAAATCATGTCTGGTTTTATCAAAATGCAACGATGGCATTAAATCAAGCCATTCTTGGATTCCCATTCAGCTCAGGTGATCATATTATTACAACCTCATATGAGCATAATTCAGTTTTACGTCCATTACATAGGCTCAACCAAGAAATGATTGTCCAAGTGACGTATCTCACACCAGATGATTCCGAGCTTTTCCAAGTGGAGGATGTCCTTGAACACATCACCGATCAAACAAAAATGATTGTCATTTCTCATGCATCAAATGTAACCGGTGCAGTTTTTCCGGTAAAAGAATTGGGAGAGCAGTTAAAGGATCGCTCCATTACCGTGGTTGTTGATGCCTCACAAACAGCTGGAAAACTAGATATTCAAATGAAAAGAGATCATATTGATTTGTTAGCTGTAGCTGGGCATAAAGGATTATTGGGACCTCAAGGGACCGGAGCATTAATTAGTTACAATGACTATCATCTAAAGCCATTAATCTTAGGAGGAACTGGAGCGTATTCGGAGCTTGAAACACAGCCTCCTAATTGGCCAGAACGTTATGAAGCAGGAACTCTGAATACGCCTGGCATTGCGGGATTATTAGCTGGTGTGCAAGAGATCAAAGCACGAGGTGTAGCGACTATTCAAGCTCACGAAGAGGCACTCATGCAACAGTTTTTAGAAGGGATGTCCACCATTGATGCTGTCACATGCTTTGGTCCAACTGACCTTAAAAAGCGAGTGGCCGTTGTTTCGTTTCACGTGAAACATATCGCCAGTCACGAGCTTGCCATGATTCTAGATAACCACTATCAGATTGCAGTTCGAGCGGGCTTGCATTGTTCACCAAAAACCCATCAACACTTACAAACAGCTGATGAGGGGTTAGTAAGAGTAAGCTTTGGCCCATACAACACGATAGAAGAAGTTCAACAATTGATTGATGCAATCAATGACATTGTGGAGGCTTTTACAGAATAA
- the rpsF gene encoding 30S ribosomal protein S6 — MRKYEIMYIIAPNLEESAYKEIVERFNNVLTTNGAEIEKVNEMGKRRLAYEINDFTEGFYVLLNVNAAADSDALNEFNRLIKINDNVIRVLVTKDEQ, encoded by the coding sequence ATGCGTAAGTACGAAATTATGTACATCATCGCTCCAAACCTGGAAGAATCAGCTTATAAAGAAATCGTTGAACGTTTTAACAACGTATTAACAACGAATGGTGCTGAGATCGAAAAGGTTAATGAAATGGGTAAACGTCGTTTAGCTTATGAAATCAATGATTTCACTGAAGGTTTCTACGTACTGCTAAACGTAAACGCTGCTGCTGATTCTGATGCGCTTAATGAATTTAATCGCTTAATCAAAATCAACGACAACGTTATTCGTGTCCTAGTAACTAAAGACGAACAATAA
- the dnaB gene encoding replicative DNA helicase, whose product MSELFSDRTPPQNIEAEQAVLGAIFLSDAALITATEKLMPEDFYRAAHQRIYQVMVELAEKGEPVDLVTVTSDLQDRKWLEEIGGVAYLGDIANAVPTAANVEYYSRIVEEKSVLRRLIRVATDIAAEGYASEEEVDTILNEAEKTILEVSHRQNTSAFISIKDVLVETYDRIEMLQNQTGDITGIATGFTELDKMTAGFQRNDLIIVAARPSVGKTAFALNIAQNVATKTEESVAIFSLEMGASQLVQRMLCAEGNIDAQRMRTGALNDEDWQKLTMAMGSLSKAGIYIDDTPGVKVNDIRAKCRRLKQENGLGMIMIDYLQLIQGNGRSGENRQQEVSEISRTLKAIARELEVPVIALSQLSRGVEQRQDKRPMMSDIRESGSIEQDADIVAFLYRDDYYDKESENQNIIEIIIAKQRNGPVGTVELAFVKEYNKFVNLDRRHDERDMPPGA is encoded by the coding sequence GTGAGTGAGTTGTTTTCAGACAGAACCCCTCCACAAAATATAGAAGCCGAGCAAGCGGTTTTAGGTGCGATTTTCCTCTCTGATGCAGCGTTAATTACTGCAACGGAGAAGCTAATGCCTGAAGACTTTTACCGTGCCGCACACCAGCGCATTTATCAGGTGATGGTCGAGCTTGCTGAAAAGGGTGAGCCGGTTGACCTAGTGACCGTCACCTCTGATTTGCAGGATCGTAAGTGGCTTGAAGAAATCGGTGGAGTTGCGTACCTAGGGGACATTGCAAATGCTGTCCCAACTGCTGCAAACGTTGAATACTATAGCCGGATCGTGGAAGAAAAGTCTGTACTAAGACGACTCATTCGCGTGGCAACAGACATTGCAGCGGAAGGATACGCGAGCGAAGAAGAAGTCGATACCATTCTAAATGAAGCGGAGAAGACCATTCTCGAAGTCTCACATCGTCAGAATACAAGCGCCTTTATCTCAATTAAAGACGTGCTTGTTGAAACGTATGATCGAATTGAGATGCTTCAAAATCAAACCGGTGATATTACTGGAATTGCCACTGGTTTTACCGAGCTTGATAAAATGACTGCCGGATTCCAGCGTAATGACCTGATCATTGTAGCTGCTCGTCCATCGGTAGGTAAAACCGCCTTTGCCTTAAATATCGCGCAAAACGTTGCCACAAAAACAGAGGAAAGTGTCGCCATCTTCAGCCTAGAGATGGGTGCCAGTCAGCTTGTACAGCGGATGCTTTGTGCCGAGGGCAATATTGATGCCCAGCGCATGAGAACCGGTGCGCTAAACGACGAAGACTGGCAAAAGCTCACCATGGCTATGGGCTCACTATCAAAGGCAGGGATCTACATCGACGATACACCAGGTGTGAAAGTAAACGATATCCGTGCCAAATGCCGCCGTCTGAAGCAAGAAAATGGTCTTGGTATGATTATGATCGATTACCTACAGCTCATCCAAGGTAACGGCCGCAGTGGCGAGAACCGTCAGCAGGAAGTATCGGAAATCTCACGTACGCTAAAGGCTATTGCAAGGGAGCTAGAAGTCCCGGTTATCGCCTTATCTCAGCTATCACGTGGCGTAGAGCAACGACAAGACAAACGCCCGATGATGTCTGATATCCGGGAATCAGGAAGTATCGAGCAGGATGCCGATATCGTTGCGTTCCTGTATCGTGATGATTACTACGACAAAGAATCCGAAAACCAGAACATCATTGAAATCATTATTGCCAAACAGCGGAATGGCCCAGTTGGAACCGTTGAGCTCGCCTTCGTTAAGGAATACAACAAATTCGTAAACCTCGACAGGCGACACGACGAACGCGACATGCCACCAGGCGCATAA